A genomic segment from Nicotiana sylvestris chromosome 1, ASM39365v2, whole genome shotgun sequence encodes:
- the LOC138869304 gene encoding uncharacterized protein codes for MPNNNSEQETPAIVTETSQISSEDEFEEEISVPITHPLYLASTDTSGISLISFQLTGTDNFSLWYRSMKIALLGRNKLGMVDGRWKKEKFREKYWYQWERCNAIVLSWLMNVVAPTLISGIAYATNAHTVWMDLQERFDKVNDTRCYNLHKEIVTLTQDTSSISVYYSKLKNLWDETEDQVPYLGYDCPKTKKFIEHLHKQKLYRFFMGLNDSYSQARSQILMMKPVPSVNQAYFMLMSEESQRNVAGSAGILGAGPNATSGHYESTALYSSKFDNRPKHRKNFNLYCDFCKLKGHSKENCYKIVGYPADYKFKKKGGAGAYNAVAEYGSTSSNYCAPPKLSPYTA; via the coding sequence ATGCCGAATAACAACTCTGAGCAGGAAACACCTGCAATTGTAACTGAAACCTCGCAAATCTCGTCGGAGgatgaatttgaagaagaaatctCAGTTCCAATCACTCATCCGTTGTATCTGGCATCCACTGATACAAGTGGAATTTCTCTGATCTCCTTTCAGCTAACAGGGACAGACAACTTCTCGCTGTGGTATCGATCTATGAAAATTGCTCTCCTAGGTCGAAATAAGCTCGGAATGGTTGACGGAAGGTGGAAGAAGGAAAAATTTCGAGAAAAATACTGGTACCAGTGGGAGAGATGCAATGCAATTGTCTTATCGTGGCTGATGAATGTTGTAGCACCGACCTTGATCAGTGGAATCGCTTATGCAACCAATGCACACACCGTGTGGATGGATCTGCAAGAGCGTTTTGACAAGGTGAATGACACTAGATGCTATAACCTACACAAGGAAATTGTAACCCTAACTCAAGACACCTCATCTATATCTGTGTACTATTCTAAACTCAAGAATCTATGGGACGAAACTGAAGATCAAGTTCCTTATCTTGGTTATGACTGCCCTAAAACTAAGAAATTTATTGAACACTTGCACAAACAGAAGCTATATCGGTTCTTTATGGGATTGAATGACTCATACTCACAAGCTCGTAGTCAGATTCTTATGATGAAACCTGTTCCCTCTGTGAATCAAGCTTATTTTATGTTAATGAGTGAGGAAAGTCAAAGAAATGTAGCAGGATCAGCAGGTATTTTAGGTGCTGGACCTAATGCCACCAGTGGTCACTATGAATCTACAGCACTATACAGCTCCAAGTTTGATAATAGACCAAAACACAGAAAGAATTTCAATCTATACTGTGACTTCTGTAAACTAAAAGGTCATAGCAAGGAGAATTGCTACAAAATAGTTGGTTATCCAGCTGACTACAAGTTTAAGAAGAAAGGGGGAGCTGGTGCTTATAATGCAGTAGCTGAGTATGGTTCAACATCTAGTAACTACTGTGCACCACCTAAACTAAGTCCTTACACAGCCTAG
- the LOC104227995 gene encoding heavy metal-associated isoprenylated plant protein 35-like isoform X2: MDVCKRSRKLYMASMVSIYDLYIDFPQQKITIVGSADPEKIVKALKKTRKSAIVCSHIEQAEPPTEPEEPAPAENEAPPPESSNPPTEAPPAEEPPKEPPKDPPTQENQQAEEKQTHDEGADNTKRQPDQPSKPRDVEEVHVIYHYPPDYGYRHNFSQGMSSHEPPRDHGYRYNYGQTMIHEPPRDPRYNRYNYGPSMSQEPPRDHGYNRYNYGQSMSYEPLNYGRSMIHEPPPGNTGYRNNHVRPTGPEFRPEAPPPGQPPVYVTHSYNSYQPSPYVTGYEYIRSPPRYTQYTRPEHYSEDYHYGNDGNGTIGSVFSDENPNACTIA, from the exons ATGGATGTGTGCAAAAGATCAAGAAAGCTCTACATGGCATCCATGGTGA GTATTTATGATCTTTATATAGATTTTCCTCAGCAAAAGATTACTATAGTAGGATCAGCAGATCCtgaaaaaatagtaaaagcacTAAAGAAGACAAGAAAGAGTGCTATTGTTTGTTCCCACATAGAACAAGCAGAACCTCCGACAGAGCCAGAGGAACCTGCACCAGCTGAGAATGAAGCACCACCCCCCGAGTCTAGCAATCCTCCAACAGAAGCTCCACCAGCTGAAGAACCACCGAAAGAACCGCCGAAAGATCCACCGACACAAGAAAATCAACAAGCAGAGGAGAAACAAACACATGATGAAGGTGCTGATAATACCAAAAGGCAACCAGACCAACCCTCTAAACCTAGAGACGTCGAAGAAGTTCATGTAATATACCACTATCCACCAGACTACGGTTACAGACACAACTTTAGCCAGGGTATGAGCAGTCACGAGCCACCCCGGGATCATGGATACAGATACAACTATGGGCAGACCATGATCCATGAGCCACCCCGGGACCCTCGTTACAACAGATACAACTACGGCCCGAGTATGAGCCAAGAGCCACCCAGGGACCATGGTTACAACAGATACAACTATGGTCAGAGTATGAGCTATGAGCCACTTAACTACGGCCGGAGTATGATCCATGAACCTCCTCCGGGAAACACTGGCTACAGAAATAATCATGTTCGTCCTACTGGTCCAGAATTTAGACCTGAGGCGCCGCCACCAGGTCAACCACCAGTTTATGTGACTCACAGCTACAATAGCTACCAACCATCACCTTATGTGACTGGATATGAGTACATCAGGTCACCACCAAGATACACACAATATACTAGGCCAGAGCATTACTCTGAGGACTATCACTATGGAAACGATGGCAATGGAACAATCGGCTCAGTTTTCAGTGATGAAAATCCAAATGCATGCACTATTGCTTAA
- the LOC104227995 gene encoding heavy metal-associated isoprenylated plant protein 35-like isoform X1 has product MAQQMGKSRVTEIQVRMDCNGCVQKIKKALHGIHGIYDLYIDFPQQKITIVGSADPEKIVKALKKTRKSAIVCSHIEQAEPPTEPEEPAPAENEAPPPESSNPPTEAPPAEEPPKEPPKDPPTQENQQAEEKQTHDEGADNTKRQPDQPSKPRDVEEVHVIYHYPPDYGYRHNFSQGMSSHEPPRDHGYRYNYGQTMIHEPPRDPRYNRYNYGPSMSQEPPRDHGYNRYNYGQSMSYEPLNYGRSMIHEPPPGNTGYRNNHVRPTGPEFRPEAPPPGQPPVYVTHSYNSYQPSPYVTGYEYIRSPPRYTQYTRPEHYSEDYHYGNDGNGTIGSVFSDENPNACTIA; this is encoded by the exons ATGGCTCAACAAATGGGG AAATCTAGGGTCACAGAGATACAGGTGAGAATGGACTGTAATGGATGTGTGCAAAAGATCAAGAAAGCTCTACATGGCATCCATG GTATTTATGATCTTTATATAGATTTTCCTCAGCAAAAGATTACTATAGTAGGATCAGCAGATCCtgaaaaaatagtaaaagcacTAAAGAAGACAAGAAAGAGTGCTATTGTTTGTTCCCACATAGAACAAGCAGAACCTCCGACAGAGCCAGAGGAACCTGCACCAGCTGAGAATGAAGCACCACCCCCCGAGTCTAGCAATCCTCCAACAGAAGCTCCACCAGCTGAAGAACCACCGAAAGAACCGCCGAAAGATCCACCGACACAAGAAAATCAACAAGCAGAGGAGAAACAAACACATGATGAAGGTGCTGATAATACCAAAAGGCAACCAGACCAACCCTCTAAACCTAGAGACGTCGAAGAAGTTCATGTAATATACCACTATCCACCAGACTACGGTTACAGACACAACTTTAGCCAGGGTATGAGCAGTCACGAGCCACCCCGGGATCATGGATACAGATACAACTATGGGCAGACCATGATCCATGAGCCACCCCGGGACCCTCGTTACAACAGATACAACTACGGCCCGAGTATGAGCCAAGAGCCACCCAGGGACCATGGTTACAACAGATACAACTATGGTCAGAGTATGAGCTATGAGCCACTTAACTACGGCCGGAGTATGATCCATGAACCTCCTCCGGGAAACACTGGCTACAGAAATAATCATGTTCGTCCTACTGGTCCAGAATTTAGACCTGAGGCGCCGCCACCAGGTCAACCACCAGTTTATGTGACTCACAGCTACAATAGCTACCAACCATCACCTTATGTGACTGGATATGAGTACATCAGGTCACCACCAAGATACACACAATATACTAGGCCAGAGCATTACTCTGAGGACTATCACTATGGAAACGATGGCAATGGAACAATCGGCTCAGTTTTCAGTGATGAAAATCCAAATGCATGCACTATTGCTTAA
- the LOC104227994 gene encoding probable protein phosphatase 2C 34, translating into MVQFSSIFTGFRKSLAIKNGRKSGHDFGREVANTLAKEAKKNELMLTSSGCVAGGSKNLVSFFSKGGKKGINQDRFIVWEDFGCQDDMIFCGVFDGHGPWGHLVAKRVRKLMPPALLHNWKKRVVNYIDGDGIGIDRSCFQFDIWKQSYFEACSTIDQELEQHADSFYSGTTALTLVRQGDLLVVANIGDSRAVLATTDDDGRLVPVQLTVDLKPNLPRESQRIMQSRGRVLSCDDEPGVYRVWMSNGGTIEGPGLAISRAFGDYYLKDFGLISEPELTSRSITNRDQFAILATDGVWDVLSNKEAVEIVSSTPQREEAAKRLVESAICAWKCKRRGIPMDDISAICLYFHSIPPSKQEDCLKFEKKLT; encoded by the exons ATGGTGCAGTTCTCTTCTATTTTCACTGGTTTCAGGAAAAGTCTAGCAATCAAAAATGGAAGGAAGAGTGGACATGATTTCGGAAGGGAAGTTGCGAATACACTGGCTAAGGAAGCCAAAAAGAATGAGCTGATGTTAACATCATCTGGCTGTGTAGCAGGTGGCTCTAAGAATTTGGTTTCTTTTTTCTCCAAAGGAGGGAAAAAGGGTATCAATCAGGATAGATTTATTGTATGGGAG GATTTTGGATGCCAAGATGACATGATCTTCTGTGGAGTGTTTGATGGGCATGGTCCTTGGGGTCATCTTGTTGCTAAAAGAGTCAGAAAATTGATGCCACCAGCTTTACTTCATAATTGGAAGAAAAGAGTTGTCAACTACATAGATGGTGATGGAATTGGAATAGATAGAAGCTGTTTCCAGTTTGACATTTGGAAGCAGTCTTACTTTGAGGCTTGTTCTACCATCGATCAAGAACTCGAGCAACATGCTGACTCTTTCTACAGCGGTACAACAGCTCTAACGCTCGTTAGACAG GGTGATCTACTGGTAGTAGCAAACATTGGAGATTCTCGAGCTGTATTGGCAACAACAGATGATGATGGTAGATTGGTACCAGTTCAGCTCACCGTTGACCTCAAACCCAACTTACCTC GGGAAAGTCAGCGAATAATGCAGTCACGAGGCAGGGTGTTGTCATGCGACGATGAACCAGGGGTGTATAGAGTCTGGATGTCCAACGGCGGAACAATAGAAGGACCTGGATTAGCAATATCAAGAGCCTTTGGTGATTACTACTTAAAGGACTTCGGCCTTATTTCTGAACCTGAATTGACATCCAGAAGCATAACCAACAGAGATCAGTTTGCCATTTTGGCAACAGATGGG GTTTGGGATGTCCTCTCAAACAAAGAAGCAGTGGAGATAGTTTCTTCAACACCACAAAGGGAAGAAGCAGCTAAGAGGTTGGTGGAGAGTGCAATTTGTGCATGGAAATGCAAAAGAAGGGGCATTCCCATGGATGATATCTCAGCAATTTGCCTCTACTTTCACAGCATTCCTCCTTCCAAACAAGAAGATTGTTTAAAGTTCGAGAAGAAGCTTACATAA